A part of Streptomyces sp. NBC_01210 genomic DNA contains:
- the fabF gene encoding beta-ketoacyl-ACP synthase II translates to MSSTNRTVVVTGIGATTPLGGDSASTWEGLLAGRSGIKALEGERFADLPVRIAALAAVDPGEVLPRPLARKLDRSAQFALIAAREAWADAGYTAPAGEDDKVQPERLGTVIASGIGGVTTLLDQYDVLKEKGVRRVSPHTVPMLMPNGPSANVGLEVNAQAGVHTPVSACASGAEAIGYAVEMIRTGRADVVVAGGTEAAIHPLPIAAFANMMAMSKNNDEPEKASRPYDKGRDGFVLGEGAGVVILESAEHAAKRGAKVYCEVLGQGLSADSHHIAQPEPTGRGIATAMQNLLDATDLKPSEVVHLNAHATSTPQGDIAEIKALRKVLGDELDHVAVSATKSMTGHLLGGAGGIETVATVLALYHRTAPPTINIDDLDEAVDADIVRGEPRKLPEGTIAAINNSFGFGGHNVVLAFRTV, encoded by the coding sequence GTGAGCTCGACCAATCGCACCGTGGTCGTCACCGGTATCGGCGCAACCACACCGTTGGGTGGCGACAGCGCATCGACCTGGGAAGGTCTGCTTGCCGGGCGTTCCGGTATCAAAGCCCTCGAGGGCGAACGCTTCGCCGACCTCCCGGTCCGTATCGCCGCGCTCGCCGCGGTCGACCCGGGCGAGGTTCTGCCGCGCCCTCTGGCCCGCAAGCTGGACCGCTCGGCGCAGTTCGCGCTGATCGCGGCCCGCGAAGCCTGGGCCGACGCCGGCTACACCGCTCCGGCCGGTGAGGACGACAAGGTCCAGCCCGAGCGGCTGGGTACGGTCATCGCCTCTGGCATCGGAGGCGTAACGACTCTGCTCGACCAGTACGACGTGCTGAAGGAGAAGGGCGTACGCCGCGTCTCCCCGCACACCGTCCCCATGCTCATGCCGAACGGCCCCTCCGCCAACGTCGGCCTGGAGGTGAACGCCCAGGCGGGCGTGCACACCCCGGTGTCCGCGTGTGCGTCGGGCGCCGAGGCGATCGGCTACGCCGTCGAGATGATCCGTACCGGCCGCGCCGACGTGGTCGTCGCCGGCGGCACGGAGGCGGCGATCCACCCGCTGCCCATCGCGGCGTTCGCCAACATGATGGCGATGTCCAAGAACAACGACGAGCCCGAGAAGGCTTCTCGCCCGTACGACAAGGGCCGTGACGGCTTTGTCCTCGGCGAGGGCGCGGGTGTCGTCATCCTCGAGTCGGCCGAGCACGCCGCCAAGCGTGGCGCGAAGGTCTACTGCGAGGTGCTGGGCCAGGGCCTATCCGCGGACAGCCACCACATCGCCCAGCCCGAGCCGACCGGCCGCGGTATCGCCACGGCGATGCAGAACCTGCTGGACGCGACGGACCTCAAGCCGTCCGAGGTCGTGCACCTCAACGCGCACGCCACGTCGACGCCGCAGGGCGACATCGCCGAGATCAAGGCCCTGCGCAAGGTCCTGGGCGACGAGCTCGACCATGTCGCGGTCTCCGCCACGAAGTCGATGACCGGCCATCTGCTGGGCGGCGCGGGCGGCATCGAGACCGTCGCGACGGTCCTCGCGCTGTACCACCGCACGGCTCCGCCGACCATCAACATCGACGATCTCGACGAGGCCGTGGACGCGGACATCGTGCGCGGCGAGCCCCGCAAGCTCCCCGAGGGCACGATCGCCGCGATCAACAACTCGTTCGGCTTCGGCGGCCACAACGTGGTCCTCGCCTTCCGGACCGTCTGA
- a CDS encoding IS30 family transposase: MDFEIRKNRKSQGRKPLLRERAAYFQLMEQGYSTREAARIVGIDRRTGKKWRNGHQRGRKAVPPIYQEPGQTPGPPGPEGPPPAPSRYLQEHDRIHIADRLREKASVRQIAAELGRSPSTISREIRRNRRTMPKGGWYYRPHTAQARADARRPRPKTGKIGQNPELRDFIQDHLTMRWSPEQICQALRARFPDRPEMHVTHETVYQALYVQGRGELRRELARSLRTGRARRRPQRQAHKRISRAIKDMVLISERPAEAADRAVPGHWEGDLIIGKDGRSAIGTLVERSTRYVMLVHLPTGHSAIATRNALATTVQTLPPHLWRSLTWDQGSEMAAHRAFTVATDIPVYFCDPASPWQRGSNENTNGLLRQYFPKGTDLSAHTPDHLETVAAELNSRPRKTLGWETPAERLAKLLDLAS, translated from the coding sequence ATGGACTTCGAGATTCGCAAGAACAGGAAGTCGCAGGGGCGCAAGCCGTTGCTCCGTGAGCGGGCCGCATACTTCCAGCTCATGGAGCAGGGCTACAGCACCCGGGAAGCGGCCCGGATCGTCGGCATCGACCGCCGTACGGGCAAGAAGTGGCGTAACGGTCACCAAAGGGGCCGCAAGGCGGTCCCTCCGATCTACCAGGAACCCGGGCAGACGCCCGGGCCGCCGGGGCCGGAGGGACCGCCTCCTGCTCCGTCGCGGTATCTCCAGGAGCACGACCGCATTCACATCGCCGACCGGCTGCGTGAGAAGGCGTCCGTCCGGCAGATCGCCGCCGAGCTGGGCCGCAGCCCGTCCACCATCAGCCGCGAGATACGCCGCAACCGGCGGACCATGCCCAAAGGGGGCTGGTACTACCGGCCGCACACCGCCCAGGCCCGGGCCGACGCCCGCCGGCCCCGCCCCAAGACCGGCAAGATCGGCCAGAACCCCGAACTGCGGGACTTCATCCAGGACCACCTCACGATGCGGTGGAGCCCTGAGCAGATCTGCCAGGCTCTGCGGGCACGCTTCCCTGACCGGCCGGAGATGCACGTGACCCACGAGACCGTCTACCAGGCCCTCTACGTCCAGGGCCGCGGCGAACTCCGCCGGGAACTGGCCCGCTCCCTGCGCACCGGCCGGGCCCGCCGGCGCCCGCAGCGCCAGGCCCACAAGCGCATCTCCCGCGCCATCAAGGACATGGTCCTGATCAGCGAACGCCCCGCCGAAGCCGCCGACCGGGCCGTCCCCGGCCACTGGGAGGGCGACCTCATCATCGGCAAGGACGGACGCTCGGCCATCGGCACCCTGGTCGAACGGTCCACCCGCTACGTGATGCTCGTGCACCTGCCGACCGGCCACAGCGCCATCGCCACCCGCAACGCGCTCGCCACTACCGTCCAGACCCTCCCGCCGCATCTGTGGCGGTCCCTGACCTGGGACCAGGGCTCAGAGATGGCAGCCCACCGCGCCTTCACCGTCGCCACCGACATCCCGGTCTACTTCTGCGACCCAGCCAGCCCCTGGCAGCGCGGGTCGAACGAGAACACGAACGGCCTGCTGCGGCAGTACTTCCCCAAGGGCACCGACCTGAGCGCCCATACCCCCGACCACCTGGAAACGGTGGCCGCCGAACTCAACAGCCGCCCACGCAAAACGCTCGGCTGGGAAACCCCAGCCGAGCGCCTCGCTAAGCTACTGGACCTAGCCAGCTGA
- a CDS encoding DUF3145 domain-containing protein, translating into MTTRGVLYVHSAPRALCPHVEWAVAGVLGVRVQLDWIRQPASPGTWRSEFSWRAEVGTASKLASALRGWHLVRFEVTAEPCPTAEGERYSATPDLGIFHAVTGIHGDILIPEDRLRAALARSAQGETDLEAEIAKLLGKPWDDELEPFRYAGEGAPVRWLHQVV; encoded by the coding sequence GTGACGACACGCGGCGTTCTGTACGTTCATTCCGCACCGCGCGCGCTGTGCCCGCACGTCGAATGGGCGGTCGCGGGTGTTCTTGGCGTGCGGGTCCAGCTCGACTGGATCCGGCAGCCGGCGTCGCCCGGTACCTGGAGATCCGAGTTCTCCTGGCGTGCCGAGGTGGGCACGGCCTCCAAACTCGCCTCCGCGCTGCGCGGCTGGCATCTGGTGCGCTTCGAAGTGACCGCGGAGCCCTGCCCCACGGCGGAGGGCGAGCGCTACAGCGCCACGCCCGACCTCGGCATCTTTCACGCCGTCACCGGGATCCACGGTGACATCCTGATCCCCGAGGACCGGCTGCGCGCCGCGCTGGCCCGTTCGGCGCAGGGCGAGACGGATCTCGAGGCGGAGATCGCCAAGCTGCTCGGCAAGCCGTGGGACGACGAGCTGGAGCCGTTCCGGTACGCGGGCGAGGGCGCGCCGGTCCGCTGGCTGCACCAGGTCGTCTGA
- a CDS encoding SGNH/GDSL hydrolase family protein: protein MRETSRTRRSRGAAAVLTAALLLATGGALAGCDSSSDARGNGAPAKRRPSPRPTPVWDRSPDSIAAVGDSITRGFDACVVFSDCPEVSWATGTDTKVRSLALRLIGEPTAVAERSWNYARSGADVGDLPEQMALAAAKRPELVTVMVGANDACRDSAEKMTSVDEFRASFKASMGQLRRTAPKAQVYVSSVPDLMQLWSTGRGNPLGRQIWKLGICASMLGNSDDVSPKAQQRRTMVHQRVVAYNGVLRDVCAKDLRCRYDGGAVFEYRFSGEQLSRWDWFHPSRNGQERLAEIAYRNVTAAQPPRA from the coding sequence ATGCGGGAGACCAGTCGGACACGCCGCTCGCGCGGCGCCGCGGCAGTCCTGACGGCAGCTTTACTTCTCGCGACCGGCGGCGCGCTGGCCGGATGTGACTCCTCGTCGGATGCCAGAGGAAACGGCGCGCCCGCCAAACGGCGGCCGTCCCCCCGCCCCACCCCGGTCTGGGACCGCAGCCCCGATTCGATCGCCGCCGTCGGTGACTCCATCACCCGTGGTTTCGACGCCTGTGTGGTCTTCTCGGACTGCCCGGAGGTGTCCTGGGCGACCGGCACGGACACCAAGGTGCGCAGTCTGGCGCTTCGGCTGATCGGCGAGCCGACAGCCGTCGCGGAGCGCAGCTGGAACTACGCGCGCTCCGGGGCCGATGTCGGTGACCTGCCCGAACAGATGGCGCTGGCGGCGGCGAAAAGGCCCGAATTGGTGACAGTGATGGTCGGCGCCAATGACGCCTGCCGGGACTCGGCGGAGAAGATGACGTCGGTGGACGAGTTCCGGGCGTCGTTCAAGGCGTCGATGGGACAGCTACGGCGTACGGCGCCGAAGGCGCAGGTGTACGTGTCGAGCGTGCCGGACCTGATGCAGCTGTGGTCGACCGGGCGCGGCAATCCGCTGGGCCGGCAGATCTGGAAGCTGGGAATCTGCGCCTCGATGCTCGGCAACTCGGACGATGTGAGCCCGAAGGCCCAGCAGCGGCGGACGATGGTGCATCAGCGGGTCGTGGCGTACAACGGGGTGCTGCGGGACGTCTGCGCCAAGGATCTGCGCTGCCGCTACGACGGCGGGGCGGTCTTCGAGTACCGGTTCAGCGGCGAGCAGTTGAGCCGCTGGGACTGGTTCCACCCCAGCAGGAACGGACAGGAGCGGCTCGCGGAGATCGCGTACCGCAATGTGACCGCCGCGCAGCCGCCGCGGGCCTGA
- a CDS encoding pyroglutamyl peptidase, with translation MSRIRVRLHVVGVAVVTLTLAGSPLAAAQQAPAQQAPAQPGPAQPAPAQQGSVEEARLDQAVPQEILRRSGFSAVAPEFIGALAGARSYRQAELAVERQGSRLWDRAVDRAQGRGPARGDLSRDDDRPLYWARLGMTRELRQWQPEFGLSDAQRAKLLDRLERSSRGQDSMNLPAGKGFKRIVMTGFDPFTLDRDIRISNPSGATALALDGTWIRTADGFARIETAVFPVRWQDFADGTVERTLRPQLPKADLFTTVSQGRVGRFDIERTNGAWRGGFPDNENLSRLETVPVVDPPSQPQWTTTTLPYAAIVAANTGRFPVLDNTSVTEIPAGETAPVVRPDGPTPGSTARAGGGGNYLSNEIAYRATLLRDRLGLTIPGGHVHTPVLQFGSGNTTEITDPEFVQNRLDIIEQVRSIIRVTAEATG, from the coding sequence GTGTCCCGAATACGCGTCCGCCTGCACGTAGTTGGCGTCGCCGTCGTCACCCTCACCCTCGCCGGCTCACCGCTCGCCGCCGCACAGCAGGCTCCCGCACAGCAGGCTCCGGCACAGCCAGGTCCCGCACAGCCTGCTCCCGCACAGCAGGGCTCCGTCGAGGAGGCGCGGCTCGACCAGGCCGTCCCGCAGGAGATTCTGCGGCGCAGCGGATTCAGCGCCGTGGCACCGGAGTTCATAGGTGCCCTGGCGGGTGCGAGGTCGTACCGGCAGGCCGAGCTGGCCGTAGAACGGCAGGGGTCACGGCTGTGGGACCGCGCCGTGGACCGGGCGCAGGGACGCGGCCCCGCGCGCGGCGATCTGAGCCGCGACGACGACCGGCCGCTGTACTGGGCGCGGCTCGGGATGACGCGTGAACTGCGGCAGTGGCAACCGGAGTTCGGGCTCTCGGACGCGCAGCGGGCGAAGCTGCTGGACCGTCTGGAGCGCTCCTCGCGCGGCCAGGACTCGATGAACCTCCCGGCGGGCAAGGGTTTCAAGCGCATTGTGATGACAGGCTTCGACCCGTTCACACTGGACAGGGACATCCGCATCAGCAATCCGTCCGGCGCGACTGCACTGGCGCTGGACGGGACGTGGATCCGTACGGCCGACGGGTTCGCCCGGATCGAGACGGCCGTCTTCCCGGTCCGCTGGCAGGACTTCGCGGACGGCACGGTCGAGCGGACGCTGCGCCCGCAGCTCCCGAAGGCGGATCTGTTCACCACAGTGAGCCAGGGCCGGGTGGGCCGCTTCGACATCGAGCGCACCAACGGCGCGTGGCGGGGCGGGTTCCCGGACAACGAGAACCTCTCGCGCCTGGAGACGGTGCCGGTCGTCGACCCGCCGTCGCAGCCGCAGTGGACGACGACCACGCTTCCGTACGCGGCGATCGTGGCGGCGAACACCGGGCGCTTCCCGGTGCTCGACAATACGTCGGTGACGGAGATCCCGGCGGGCGAGACAGCGCCGGTGGTACGCCCCGACGGCCCGACGCCGGGCTCCACGGCGCGCGCCGGTGGCGGCGGCAACTACCTCTCGAACGAGATCGCGTACCGCGCGACGCTGCTGCGGGACCGGCTCGGGCTCACCATCCCGGGCGGCCATGTGCACACGCCGGTGCTGCAGTTCGGGTCGGGCAACACGACGGAGATCACGGACCCTGAGTTCGTGCAGAACAGGCTGGACATCATTGAGCAGGTCCGGTCGATCATCCGCGTGACGGCGGAAGCGACGGGCTGA
- a CDS encoding carbon-nitrogen hydrolase family protein, producing MIVAAAQFTSVPGDIDVNVQSMRGLVHAASAQGARLVVFPELALTGYELEPIAKDPGLWVAEDDPRLEPVRDACRTTRTAAVVNCAARTDGARPTIASLVISPDGELLTRYDKRHLHGVELDVFTAGTADGRFTLDGIRFALAICYDNRFPELAERARADNCQVYVASSALDAENDSFEAVYPVRARDNGLYVVLANLVGPSGAGDCCGRSTVWGPDGAVLATAGTTALELAVADLPLQSFRSFPVVSSPC from the coding sequence ATGATCGTCGCTGCAGCGCAATTCACGTCCGTACCGGGTGATATCGACGTCAATGTCCAGTCGATGCGCGGCCTGGTCCACGCGGCGTCCGCGCAGGGCGCCCGCCTCGTCGTCTTCCCCGAGCTGGCTCTGACAGGGTACGAGCTGGAGCCGATCGCCAAGGACCCGGGCCTGTGGGTGGCCGAGGACGACCCGCGTCTCGAGCCCGTCAGGGACGCCTGCCGCACGACCCGCACGGCCGCGGTGGTCAACTGCGCGGCCCGCACCGACGGCGCGCGGCCCACCATCGCCTCGCTCGTCATAAGCCCGGACGGCGAGCTGCTCACCCGCTACGACAAGCGGCATCTGCACGGGGTCGAACTCGATGTCTTCACGGCAGGCACGGCGGACGGCCGGTTCACGCTCGACGGCATCCGGTTCGCGCTGGCGATCTGCTACGACAATCGCTTCCCGGAGCTCGCCGAGCGGGCACGTGCCGACAACTGCCAGGTGTATGTGGCAAGTTCGGCGCTCGATGCGGAGAACGACTCCTTCGAGGCGGTCTATCCGGTCCGTGCCAGGGACAACGGCCTGTATGTGGTCCTCGCCAACCTTGTGGGACCCAGCGGCGCCGGCGACTGCTGCGGCCGCAGCACCGTCTGGGGCCCGGACGGTGCGGTGCTGGCCACGGCGGGCACCACGGCACTCGAGCTCGCGGTCGCGGACCTTCCCCTCCAGTCGTTCCGGTCGTTTCCGGTCGTTTCTAGTCCTTGCTGA
- a CDS encoding EI24 domain-containing protein → MRDFGVGFGYLIKGQRWVGGHGRWFGFGLLPGLVTLVLYTASLVSLAYGADDLSAWATPFADDWTSPWQGLFRGFLTALVFVFGLFLAVITFTAVALLVGQPFYESLSEQVDRSEGGDVPESGLPLWRELWISARDSLRVVARVVLYGVLLFALGFIPVVGQTVVPAIGFCVSGFFLAEELTAVALQRRGVELKERLALLRGRRMLTLGFGVPLALAFIVPFVAVFLMPGAVAGATLMVRDLEAPSEPSEPTLTANPAPAPAPAPYSFSKD, encoded by the coding sequence ATGCGTGATTTCGGGGTGGGCTTCGGCTACTTGATCAAAGGCCAGCGCTGGGTCGGCGGGCACGGCCGGTGGTTCGGCTTCGGGCTGCTGCCCGGCCTGGTGACGCTGGTGCTGTACACGGCCTCGCTCGTCTCTCTCGCCTACGGCGCGGACGATCTGAGCGCCTGGGCGACGCCGTTCGCCGACGACTGGACCTCGCCCTGGCAGGGCCTGTTCCGTGGCTTCCTCACCGCGCTGGTCTTCGTCTTCGGGCTGTTCCTCGCGGTGATCACCTTCACCGCGGTGGCGCTGCTGGTCGGCCAGCCCTTCTACGAGTCCCTGTCCGAGCAGGTCGACCGCAGCGAGGGCGGCGACGTCCCCGAGTCCGGGCTGCCGCTCTGGCGGGAGCTGTGGATCTCCGCGCGCGATTCGCTGCGGGTCGTGGCGCGGGTGGTGCTGTACGGCGTGCTGCTCTTCGCGCTCGGCTTCATCCCGGTCGTCGGCCAGACCGTCGTCCCGGCGATCGGCTTCTGCGTCTCGGGCTTCTTCCTCGCGGAGGAGCTCACGGCGGTGGCGCTCCAGCGGCGCGGCGTCGAGCTGAAGGAGCGCCTGGCGCTGCTGCGGGGCCGCCGGATGCTCACTCTCGGCTTCGGCGTGCCGCTGGCCCTGGCCTTCATCGTGCCGTTCGTGGCGGTGTTCCTGATGCCGGGCGCGGTGGCGGGCGCGACGCTGATGGTGCGTGATCTGGAGGCGCCGTCGGAGCCGTCGGAGCCGACGTTGACGGCGAACCCGGCCCCGGCCCCGGCTCCGGCCCCGTACAGCTTCAGCAAGGACTAG
- a CDS encoding M14 family zinc carboxypeptidase gives MGLSRPVLIATAVLAGAVLLAPGAATAAPGRDGPHPVREGGGRDTAVAKAPPSAAARALGTAAPELARSGGYPRRTVLDTPPANPADKSIKLGLAPYHSLAPRLNALQKLGERVSVEVAGRSAGGHQLYLVTVTAPESSHQAREQERMRELIENSPSAAAKDKRVKSSYKTPVFINNNIHGNEWEGTDAALKLIEDLAKAKDGTTAELLAKNRIYLNVTANPDGRIAGTRVNANGFDLNRDFITGSQPEARAIRQIAIDKQPAVMLDLHGYVNGTLIEPTTPPHGENYEYDLFLKNAYANALGMEKAVNGLGYTPAKDGVEPAVIPFRDQKEGWDDWPPIFTPQYMPFQGAIAAHTIEFPMAVNNEEYDTLPVAELRRRAGINKDIAGAAMRATLDYTRTHRASVIADQIETFRRGVAGEAQRPVSEKTVPGVPGIGPEDVYTTTFPRAYVIPVGRGQRSATAAARLVDHLVANDVRVKRAILPFRLAGRLYPAGSYVVDMRQPKRGIANVILAAGRDISADVSTMYDISGWSLGLLWGASVDKVAAGGLHVVGRTVHAASPTGYVAPFGDLRLRLDDPKELAALNSLLAQGVTLRRAADGSAIVPGSARRAAAVLADRHGVAFSATKEKGKAQLHRTRVAAAVTPGELFALREMGFETQPVSTAALNAGYDWSKADVLYVSSGLQYGKLNPAARGALNAFLAGGGAVVALGADGAAFNTEAGLLAAKPVAGNGDANGVVRVANAAGSPVTGGAPAHSFVYSPRWFTDLGPGVRVEQSYGSGNPLVAGHWRSLEDGTGGPKDAAGKASIVSGRAKAGAPVVLFGTEPLFRDHPKGVFAQIGRALLL, from the coding sequence ATGGGCCTGTCCCGTCCCGTCCTGATCGCCACCGCCGTCCTCGCCGGGGCGGTGCTGCTCGCGCCCGGCGCGGCGACCGCCGCACCCGGTCGCGACGGCCCGCATCCCGTACGCGAAGGGGGCGGGCGCGACACCGCAGTCGCGAAGGCTCCGCCCTCGGCCGCCGCCAGGGCGCTGGGGACCGCAGCCCCCGAGCTCGCGAGGAGCGGCGGATATCCCCGCAGAACCGTCCTGGACACACCGCCCGCGAATCCGGCCGACAAGTCGATCAAGCTGGGCCTCGCGCCGTACCACTCGCTCGCCCCTCGGCTGAACGCCCTGCAGAAGCTCGGCGAGCGGGTGAGCGTCGAGGTAGCCGGACGGTCCGCCGGCGGGCACCAGCTGTATCTCGTCACCGTCACCGCGCCCGAGAGCTCCCACCAGGCCCGTGAGCAGGAGCGGATGCGGGAGCTGATCGAGAACTCGCCCTCGGCCGCGGCCAAGGACAAGCGGGTCAAGTCCTCGTACAAAACGCCCGTCTTCATCAACAACAACATCCACGGCAATGAGTGGGAGGGCACGGACGCCGCCCTGAAGCTCATCGAGGACCTGGCGAAGGCCAAGGACGGCACGACCGCCGAACTGCTCGCCAAGAACCGGATCTACCTCAATGTGACGGCCAACCCGGACGGCCGGATCGCCGGGACCCGCGTCAACGCCAACGGCTTCGACCTCAACCGGGATTTCATCACCGGCTCCCAGCCCGAGGCTCGCGCCATCCGGCAGATCGCCATCGACAAGCAGCCGGCCGTCATGCTCGATCTGCACGGGTACGTCAACGGCACGCTGATCGAGCCGACGACTCCGCCGCACGGCGAGAACTACGAGTACGACCTCTTCCTGAAGAACGCCTATGCGAACGCGCTGGGCATGGAGAAGGCCGTCAACGGGCTCGGCTACACCCCGGCGAAGGACGGCGTCGAGCCCGCCGTCATCCCCTTCCGGGACCAGAAGGAGGGCTGGGACGACTGGCCGCCGATCTTCACCCCGCAGTACATGCCCTTCCAGGGCGCGATCGCCGCGCACACCATCGAGTTCCCGATGGCGGTCAACAACGAGGAGTACGACACCCTCCCGGTCGCCGAGCTGCGCCGCCGGGCCGGGATCAACAAGGACATCGCGGGCGCGGCCATGCGTGCGACCCTCGACTACACACGTACGCACCGGGCTTCGGTGATCGCCGACCAGATCGAGACGTTCCGGCGGGGCGTGGCGGGCGAGGCGCAGCGGCCGGTGTCGGAGAAGACCGTGCCCGGGGTGCCGGGCATCGGGCCCGAGGACGTGTACACCACGACCTTCCCGCGGGCGTATGTGATTCCGGTGGGCCGCGGGCAGAGGTCGGCGACCGCGGCGGCCCGGCTGGTGGACCATCTGGTCGCCAATGACGTACGGGTGAAGCGGGCGATCCTGCCGTTCCGGCTGGCGGGCCGCCTGTATCCGGCGGGTTCGTACGTCGTCGACATGCGCCAGCCCAAGCGCGGCATCGCCAATGTGATCCTGGCCGCAGGCCGGGACATCAGCGCGGACGTCTCCACGATGTACGACATCTCGGGCTGGAGCCTGGGGCTGCTGTGGGGCGCGAGTGTGGACAAGGTCGCCGCCGGTGGGCTGCATGTGGTGGGGCGTACGGTCCATGCCGCGTCGCCGACCGGATATGTCGCTCCGTTCGGGGATCTGCGGCTGCGGCTCGACGACCCGAAGGAGCTCGCCGCTCTCAACTCGCTGCTTGCGCAGGGCGTGACGCTGCGGCGTGCGGCGGACGGTTCGGCGATCGTGCCCGGCTCGGCCCGTCGTGCGGCGGCCGTACTCGCCGACCGTCACGGGGTCGCCTTCTCGGCCACCAAGGAGAAGGGCAAAGCCCAGCTGCACCGGACCAGGGTGGCCGCGGCCGTGACCCCCGGTGAGCTGTTCGCGCTGCGCGAGATGGGCTTCGAGACCCAGCCGGTCTCGACGGCCGCGCTGAACGCGGGCTATGACTGGTCGAAGGCGGATGTCCTGTATGTGTCCAGCGGTCTGCAGTACGGGAAGCTGAACCCGGCCGCCCGCGGCGCGCTGAACGCCTTCCTCGCGGGCGGCGGCGCCGTGGTCGCTCTCGGTGCGGACGGCGCGGCTTTCAACACCGAGGCGGGGCTGCTCGCGGCCAAGCCTGTGGCTGGCAACGGGGACGCGAACGGCGTGGTCCGGGTGGCCAATGCGGCCGGCAGCCCGGTCACCGGCGGCGCCCCCGCACACAGCTTCGTGTACTCACCGCGCTGGTTCACCGACCTCGGCCCGGGTGTACGCGTCGAGCAGTCGTACGGCTCCGGGAACCCGCTCGTCGCGGGCCACTGGCGGTCGTTGGAAGACGGTACGGGCGGACCGAAGGACGCGGCCGGCAAGGCGTCGATCGTCAGCGGCAGGGCGAAGGCGGGCGCCCCGGTCGTGCTGTTCGGCACCGAGCCACTGTTCCGCGACCATCCCAAGGGTGTCTTCGCGCAGATCGGCCGGGCGCTGCTGCTGTAG
- a CDS encoding organic hydroperoxide resistance protein, with protein sequence MSIQNIDVLYTAVATAENGRDGRVASHDGNLDVVVNPPKELGGSGAGTNPEQLFAAGYSACFQGALGVVARQEKADISGSTVTASVGIGKNEAGGFGLEVAITASIPNVDEATARALVEKAHQVCPYSNATRGNIKVELAVA encoded by the coding sequence ATGTCCATCCAGAACATAGACGTCCTCTACACCGCCGTTGCCACCGCGGAGAACGGCCGTGACGGCCGTGTCGCCTCCCACGACGGCAACCTCGACGTGGTCGTCAACCCGCCCAAGGAGCTGGGCGGCAGCGGCGCCGGCACCAACCCGGAGCAGCTGTTCGCGGCCGGCTACAGCGCCTGCTTCCAGGGCGCGCTCGGTGTCGTCGCCCGCCAGGAGAAGGCCGACATCTCGGGCTCCACCGTGACCGCCTCGGTCGGCATCGGCAAGAACGAGGCCGGCGGCTTCGGCCTGGAGGTCGCGATCACCGCCTCCATCCCGAACGTCGACGAGGCCACCGCCCGGGCCCTGGTGGAGAAGGCGCACCAGGTGTGCCCGTACTCCAACGCCACCCGCGGCAACATCAAGGTCGAGCTCGCCGTCGCCTGA
- a CDS encoding NADP-dependent oxidoreductase, with amino-acid sequence MSALPASGREWHLVARPHGWPKAEDFALRETPVTAPGEGQILVRNLHFSVDPYMRGRMNDVKSYVPPFKLDHPMDGGAVGEVIASNAEGFAVGDHVLHGLGWREYATVNAKHATKVDASLAPLSAYLGVLGMTGLTAYAGLFEVASFKEGDAVFVSGAAGAVGSQVGQMAKLKGASRVIGSAGSDEKVKLLVEEYGFDAAFNYKNGPVGEQLKEAAPDGIDVYFDNVGGDHLEAAISSLNVHGRATICGMIAQYNNTEATPGPRNMPMIIGKRLRLQGVLVGDHAALQPQFVQEVAGWIASGELKYNETAVEGIENGFNAFLGLLRGENTGKMIVSLTR; translated from the coding sequence ATGTCCGCACTTCCCGCATCCGGCCGTGAATGGCACCTTGTCGCCCGCCCGCACGGCTGGCCCAAGGCGGAGGACTTCGCTCTGCGTGAGACCCCGGTGACCGCGCCGGGCGAGGGGCAGATCCTCGTACGCAATCTGCACTTCTCGGTCGACCCGTACATGCGCGGCCGGATGAACGACGTGAAGTCCTACGTCCCGCCGTTCAAGCTCGACCACCCGATGGACGGCGGCGCCGTCGGCGAGGTCATCGCCTCGAACGCCGAGGGCTTCGCGGTCGGCGACCATGTCCTGCACGGCCTCGGCTGGCGCGAGTACGCCACGGTGAACGCCAAGCACGCCACCAAGGTCGACGCCTCGCTCGCCCCGCTCTCCGCCTACCTCGGCGTCCTCGGTATGACGGGCCTCACCGCCTACGCCGGACTCTTCGAGGTCGCCTCCTTCAAGGAGGGTGACGCGGTCTTCGTCTCCGGCGCGGCCGGCGCCGTCGGCAGCCAGGTCGGCCAGATGGCCAAGCTCAAGGGCGCTTCCCGCGTCATAGGCTCGGCGGGCTCGGACGAGAAGGTCAAGCTCCTCGTCGAGGAGTACGGCTTCGACGCCGCCTTCAACTACAAGAACGGCCCCGTCGGCGAGCAGCTGAAGGAGGCCGCCCCGGACGGCATCGACGTCTACTTCGACAACGTCGGCGGCGACCACCTCGAGGCCGCGATCTCCTCGCTCAACGTGCACGGCCGGGCGACCATCTGCGGCATGATCGCGCAGTACAACAACACCGAGGCGACCCCCGGCCCGCGCAACATGCCGATGATCATCGGCAAGCGACTGCGCCTGCAGGGCGTCCTCGTGGGCGACCACGCCGCCCTCCAGCCGCAGTTCGTCCAGGAGGTCGCCGGCTGGATCGCCTCCGGTGAGCTCAAGTACAACGAGACGGCTGTCGAGGGCATCGAGAACGGCTTCAACGCCTTCCTCGGCCTCCTCCGTGGTGAGAACACCGGCAAGATGATCGTTTCGCTCACCCGTTAG